A genomic stretch from Acidobacteriota bacterium includes:
- a CDS encoding insulinase family protein, producing the protein MINPSIVSARVRRSAASTRVGLVPLVSLMLLLLALPAAAAAATGGPRDLVFDNGARAVVWPKPGSGTVLVAVAVAAGSQDEAPGREGSSHYLEHLLFDGFDDLDERGVTESFERISAYVNAFTREQTTVFFVLVPRENAARAAGLLVGMLTRSTLRPEVYEKEKKVILEELAKDHSRPSTLVEETLRQALWQGTPLEHPVAGYPESVTSTPRDEVLAYWKQHYVPAAMRVLVSGDLPRGELEALARRFEALAAAPAPPARTDPASWPGWGQWQARPKPEGATGAPGEGGPMGHGGGPPPAMEEGGRLTLSLLAPPPDPVGPSALEIATRWLGADDGPLASVLVPDLAESVACGRQPGRPRDLVDIDLRARKGVDPADLLARLLGALEAAASGPEDVDVMRLQRAWAAERALTGQRLHYAAVFYGADLASAAGSLAAALDPPPVTPAQVRAAVGALLADLPHRARAAWVGEGGPAEAGPLPAPLAPPPPRAAAELAEGPLGSRVTVLPNGLEVGILPETGNDVFGIHLLVADRGFREKNVPPGTTDLLHRLLDGGTLLAGSKELAHRLERAGIDVKTADNPMIPFDNRYNVPDFSYVRLEGPAASLEEGLAVLAEMIREPSWDAAGWSSALQGLRAARKSEARGGGGAVARLRAALFGADHPLARPLAGRPDDPVPTAEDLRAFWGRWPGGYFAPRHLVLTVASPVPAGETLAMVRDYFSGGADAEPVRGPYPTPRAHGGGEIIEPGDAPQVSVIAARLADVEPADRAALLTALDALSDRMVARIREELGLAYRLGAGVRVVPGGGWLLSASVGTRPENQEQVRALLDELIAELRTGLVDPERLERLAARRRLSAMLRGLSAASRAYRLGRRLFEGPSSTLDVAGADFAAVGAEQVRAAARKYLDPDRMLFVVAP; encoded by the coding sequence ATGATCAATCCATCCATCGTCTCCGCCCGGGTGCGTCGATCCGCGGCCTCCACGCGGGTCGGCCTCGTGCCGCTCGTCTCCCTCATGCTTCTCCTGCTGGCCCTGCCGGCGGCTGCCGCGGCCGCCACCGGCGGTCCCCGGGACCTGGTCTTCGACAACGGCGCCCGGGCCGTGGTCTGGCCCAAGCCTGGTTCGGGGACCGTGCTGGTCGCCGTGGCGGTGGCCGCCGGTTCCCAGGACGAGGCCCCGGGTCGCGAGGGTTCGTCTCACTACCTCGAGCACCTGCTCTTCGATGGTTTCGACGATCTCGACGAGCGCGGCGTCACCGAGTCCTTCGAAAGGATTTCGGCCTACGTCAACGCCTTCACGCGGGAGCAGACCACCGTCTTCTTCGTGCTCGTGCCCCGGGAAAACGCCGCCCGGGCCGCAGGCCTGCTCGTGGGCATGCTGACCCGCTCCACCTTGCGTCCGGAGGTCTACGAGAAGGAAAAGAAGGTCATCCTCGAGGAACTGGCCAAGGACCACTCCCGCCCCTCCACCCTCGTGGAAGAGACCCTGCGGCAAGCCCTCTGGCAGGGTACCCCCCTCGAGCATCCCGTCGCGGGCTACCCCGAGTCGGTGACCTCCACACCCCGGGACGAGGTGCTGGCCTACTGGAAGCAGCACTACGTCCCGGCCGCCATGCGCGTGCTGGTCAGCGGCGATCTGCCCCGTGGCGAACTCGAAGCCCTGGCCCGGCGTTTCGAAGCGCTGGCCGCGGCCCCCGCGCCGCCGGCCCGTACCGACCCCGCGAGTTGGCCCGGCTGGGGCCAGTGGCAGGCCCGGCCCAAGCCGGAGGGCGCCACCGGAGCCCCGGGGGAGGGCGGTCCCATGGGCCACGGTGGCGGCCCTCCGCCGGCCATGGAGGAAGGCGGCCGCCTGACCCTGAGCCTGCTCGCTCCGCCTCCCGATCCGGTCGGTCCCTCCGCCCTCGAGATCGCCACCCGCTGGCTTGGGGCCGACGATGGCCCGCTGGCCTCGGTGCTGGTTCCCGATCTGGCCGAGTCCGTCGCTTGCGGCCGTCAGCCGGGCCGGCCCCGTGACCTGGTGGACATCGACCTGCGGGCCAGGAAAGGGGTCGATCCCGCCGATCTGCTCGCCCGCCTCCTCGGTGCCCTCGAGGCCGCGGCTTCCGGGCCCGAAGACGTCGACGTGATGCGTCTTCAACGGGCCTGGGCCGCCGAACGCGCGCTGACCGGGCAGCGCCTGCACTATGCCGCGGTCTTCTACGGCGCCGACCTGGCTTCCGCCGCCGGCTCCCTGGCCGCGGCCCTCGACCCGCCTCCGGTGACGCCGGCCCAGGTGCGCGCTGCCGTGGGTGCCCTGCTGGCCGATCTGCCCCACCGCGCCCGGGCGGCCTGGGTCGGGGAGGGCGGTCCCGCCGAGGCCGGGCCTCTGCCGGCTCCGCTGGCCCCGCCGCCCCCCCGGGCCGCGGCCGAACTGGCGGAAGGTCCCCTCGGCAGCCGGGTCACCGTTCTGCCCAACGGCCTCGAAGTGGGCATCCTGCCCGAGACGGGCAACGACGTCTTCGGCATCCACCTGCTGGTGGCCGACCGGGGGTTCCGTGAGAAGAACGTGCCCCCGGGCACCACCGATCTGCTCCATCGCCTGCTGGATGGCGGGACCTTGCTGGCCGGCTCCAAGGAACTCGCCCACCGCCTCGAGCGCGCGGGCATCGACGTCAAGACCGCCGACAACCCGATGATCCCCTTCGACAATCGCTATAACGTGCCCGACTTCTCCTACGTGCGTCTGGAGGGACCCGCCGCCTCTCTCGAGGAAGGGCTCGCCGTGCTGGCGGAAATGATTCGCGAACCCTCGTGGGATGCGGCGGGCTGGTCGAGTGCCCTCCAGGGACTGCGCGCCGCCCGCAAGTCGGAGGCCCGGGGCGGCGGCGGTGCGGTGGCCCGCCTGCGCGCCGCCCTCTTCGGTGCGGACCACCCCCTCGCGCGGCCCCTGGCGGGACGACCTGACGACCCCGTGCCCACCGCCGAGGATCTGCGCGCCTTCTGGGGCCGCTGGCCCGGAGGTTACTTCGCTCCCCGGCACCTGGTGCTCACCGTGGCCTCCCCGGTGCCGGCCGGTGAGACCCTGGCCATGGTACGCGACTATTTCTCCGGCGGCGCCGATGCCGAACCCGTGCGCGGCCCCTATCCCACTCCCAGGGCCCATGGGGGCGGGGAGATCATCGAACCCGGTGACGCTCCCCAGGTCAGCGTGATCGCGGCGCGGCTGGCCGACGTGGAGCCCGCCGACCGGGCTGCCCTGCTCACCGCCCTCGACGCCCTGTCCGACCGGATGGTGGCCCGGATTCGCGAGGAACTGGGGCTGGCCTACCGCCTGGGCGCCGGGGTGCGGGTGGTTCCCGGTGGCGGCTGGCTGCTCAGTGCGTCGGTGGGTACCCGGCCGGAGAACCAGGAGCAGGTGCGCGCCCTGCTCGACGAGTTGATCGCCGAACTGCGC